Proteins found in one Pectobacterium atrosepticum genomic segment:
- a CDS encoding LacI family DNA-binding transcriptional regulator: MKRDKNASSTPPRAPTLEDVARAAGISPMTVSRALNNPKIVRAETVNKVIEAVRATGYIPNMLAGGLASRRSKLIAVVVPQINNSMFVDTVQAISDELAARGYHMLLCVSGYTNESEAEIVATLLSRRPDGIVLTGIHHTPELKRLLLNAAIPVVEIWDLTPTPLDMLVGFSHESIGNAIGQYLIGKGHSRFGLVWTEDARAGLRKKGIYDAIQKQSGNYVREAIAPWPATLALGRQGLSELLADSEAFDAIICSSDTLAQGVIIEAAARGLAVPKKLAVMGFGDLDFAAHNTPSITTVRIDRWKIGTDAAAMLAEKIEGKNVPSPVMDIGFSLIERESA; the protein is encoded by the coding sequence TTGAAACGCGATAAGAACGCCAGCAGCACTCCGCCTCGAGCGCCCACGCTTGAAGATGTGGCTCGCGCCGCAGGCATTTCTCCCATGACCGTCAGCCGCGCCCTGAACAACCCGAAAATTGTTCGTGCGGAAACCGTGAACAAGGTGATAGAAGCCGTCCGTGCCACGGGCTACATCCCCAATATGTTAGCGGGCGGACTGGCTTCCAGACGCAGCAAGCTGATTGCCGTTGTCGTGCCGCAAATCAATAACAGCATGTTTGTTGATACCGTTCAGGCGATCAGCGATGAGCTGGCCGCGCGCGGTTATCACATGCTGTTATGCGTCTCTGGCTATACCAATGAATCCGAGGCGGAGATTGTCGCCACTCTGCTTTCGCGCCGCCCGGACGGCATCGTCCTCACTGGTATTCACCACACGCCCGAGCTCAAGCGACTCCTCCTCAACGCCGCAATCCCCGTCGTTGAAATCTGGGATTTGACTCCGACACCACTCGATATGCTGGTCGGTTTTTCCCATGAAAGCATCGGGAATGCCATCGGGCAGTATTTGATCGGTAAGGGACATTCGCGCTTCGGCCTTGTCTGGACAGAAGACGCGCGCGCCGGACTGCGTAAGAAAGGCATTTACGACGCCATACAAAAACAGTCGGGAAACTATGTGCGTGAAGCTATCGCCCCCTGGCCCGCGACGCTTGCGTTAGGGCGGCAAGGACTGAGCGAACTTCTCGCCGATAGCGAGGCTTTTGATGCCATCATTTGCAGTTCCGATACGCTGGCGCAGGGTGTGATTATCGAAGCCGCCGCCAGAGGATTAGCGGTGCCGAAGAAACTGGCAGTCATGGGATTTGGCGATCTTGATTTCGCGGCACACAACACGCCAAGCATTACCACAGTCAGGATCGATCGCTGGAAGATCGGCACCGATGCCGCGGCAATGTTAGCGGAAAAGATTGAGGGGAAGAACGTGCCCTCACCCGTCATGGATATCGGCTTTTCACTCATTGAGCGCGAGTCCGCCTGA
- a CDS encoding exodeoxyribonuclease V subunit alpha, with protein sequence MIALLEIAQARRLLRPLDIQFARMLADDTQPELLLAAACLSAHSGAGHVCLPLENLQAQTLFDGREPELAQQLITESGINTVAVWQQRLLASDAVSDGSKPTPLVLQGEKLYLQRSWQSEGRVAQFIASERDSMSIDEPAIRAVLDRLFPDTGEEIDWQKVAAAVALTRRIAVISGGPGTGKTTTVAKLLAALIELNTGEALRIQLAAPTGKAAARLTESLGLALHRLAVDQRQREAFPQEATTLHRLLGAVTDSQRLRHHQGNPLHLDVLIVDEASMVDLPMMANVIAALPAQARIIFLGDRDQLASVEAGAVLGDICRFAEAGYSRARAQQLQRLTGCALDESGPEGQTTVSDSICLLRRSYRFDPHSGIGQLALAVNGGDDARVRAVLNGEFADITCSPLAEAEEYQAMLAQCVEGYRDYLDLIAAGATPDAVLHAFQRYRQLCALREGPFGVAGLNQRIEQALHQSGLIQRSRNPLNRWYPGRPVMIGRNDAALGLFNGDIGIAMTGEGGELRVFFPLPNGETKDVTPSRLPPHETAYAMTVHKSQGSEFEHTALVLPNHYLPVLTRELVYTAITRARQRLSLYTDVRILCRAVKTPTQRYSGLEERISAFINGTR encoded by the coding sequence ATGATTGCCTTGCTTGAAATAGCGCAAGCGCGGCGGTTGCTGCGCCCGCTGGATATCCAGTTTGCCAGAATGTTGGCAGATGACACGCAGCCTGAACTGTTGCTGGCCGCCGCCTGCCTGAGTGCACATTCGGGCGCGGGGCACGTGTGTCTACCGTTGGAAAACTTGCAGGCGCAGACGCTATTTGACGGTCGTGAACCTGAACTGGCGCAACAGCTGATCACAGAATCTGGGATCAACACGGTTGCCGTATGGCAGCAACGTTTGCTGGCGTCCGATGCCGTTAGCGACGGCAGCAAACCGACGCCTCTGGTGCTGCAAGGCGAAAAACTTTATTTACAGCGTAGCTGGCAGAGTGAAGGGCGCGTAGCGCAGTTTATCGCTAGCGAGCGTGATTCTATGTCGATCGATGAACCTGCGATTCGGGCGGTACTGGATCGGCTGTTTCCTGATACCGGCGAAGAAATTGATTGGCAGAAAGTGGCCGCCGCTGTTGCGTTGACGCGCCGTATTGCGGTTATTTCCGGTGGACCGGGGACGGGGAAAACGACGACGGTTGCCAAGCTGCTGGCGGCGCTGATTGAGCTGAACACGGGAGAGGCGTTACGTATTCAATTAGCTGCGCCTACCGGAAAGGCAGCCGCGCGGCTAACGGAATCGCTGGGGTTGGCATTGCACCGTCTGGCGGTGGATCAACGACAGCGAGAGGCGTTTCCGCAGGAAGCGACAACGCTGCATCGCCTTTTAGGTGCGGTAACGGATAGCCAGCGCCTGCGTCACCATCAGGGAAATCCACTTCATCTGGATGTGCTGATTGTGGATGAGGCTTCGATGGTTGATTTGCCGATGATGGCGAATGTGATCGCCGCACTTCCGGCACAGGCCAGAATTATCTTTCTGGGCGATCGCGATCAGCTGGCGTCCGTCGAGGCGGGGGCGGTGTTAGGTGACATCTGTCGTTTTGCTGAGGCTGGCTATAGCCGTGCGCGGGCGCAGCAGTTGCAGCGGTTAACGGGCTGCGCACTGGATGAGAGCGGCCCCGAAGGGCAGACAACGGTCAGTGACAGTATTTGCCTGTTACGACGGAGCTATCGCTTCGATCCACATTCCGGTATTGGACAACTGGCGCTGGCGGTGAACGGCGGCGATGATGCCCGCGTGCGTGCGGTGCTGAACGGCGAGTTTGCTGATATCACCTGTAGCCCGTTAGCCGAGGCTGAAGAGTATCAGGCGATGCTGGCACAGTGCGTCGAAGGGTATCGTGATTATCTCGATCTTATTGCAGCGGGAGCGACACCAGATGCTGTGCTGCATGCTTTCCAGCGTTATCGCCAACTGTGTGCGTTGCGCGAAGGGCCGTTTGGCGTAGCGGGACTCAATCAGCGCATCGAGCAGGCTTTGCATCAGTCTGGGCTGATTCAGCGCAGTCGCAACCCGCTTAACCGCTGGTATCCCGGCCGACCGGTGATGATTGGACGTAATGATGCCGCGTTGGGTCTGTTCAATGGCGATATCGGTATCGCCATGACGGGAGAAGGTGGAGAGCTGCGTGTGTTTTTCCCTTTGCCGAATGGCGAAACCAAAGATGTTACGCCAAGCCGTCTGCCGCCGCATGAAACGGCCTATGCGATGACGGTGCATAAATCGCAGGGATCGGAGTTCGAGCATACTGCGCTGGTGCTGCCGAACCACTATTTACCCGTGCTGACGCGGGAGTTGGTGTATACCGCTATCACGCGTGCGCGCCAGCGTTTGTCACTCTATACCGATGTCCGAATTCTCTGTCGGGCGGTGAAAACGCCAACGCAGCGCTATAGCGGGTTGGAAGAGAGAATTAGCGCGTTCATTAATGGAACGCGGTAG
- a CDS encoding L-talarate/galactarate dehydratase — protein sequence MTISANSAAVSYAKVTNVRTAAESGDRIEWVKLSLAFLPLATPVSDAKVLTGRQKPLTEVAIIFAEIRSRDGFEGVGFSYSKRAGGQGIYAHAKEIADNLLGEDPNDIDKIYTKLLWAGASVGRSGMAVQAISPLDIALWDMKAKRAGLPLSKLLGSHRDSVQCYNTSGGFLHTPLDQVLKNVVISRESGIGGIKLKVGQPNTAEDIRRLTAVREALGDDFPLMVDANQQWDRETAIRMGRKMEAFNLVWIEEPLDAYDVEGHAALTAALDTPIATGEMLTSFREHEQLILGNASDFVQPDAPRVGGISPFLKIMDLAAKHGRKLAPHFAMEVHLHLAAAYPIEPWLEHFEWLNPLFNEQLELRDGRMWVSDRLGLGFTLSEQARKWTTLSCEFGKQP from the coding sequence ATGACCATCAGTGCAAATTCAGCGGCGGTTAGCTATGCAAAAGTCACGAACGTCAGAACGGCTGCCGAGTCAGGCGATCGAATCGAATGGGTAAAACTCTCTCTGGCATTTTTGCCGCTGGCAACGCCGGTTAGCGATGCGAAAGTGCTGACAGGCAGGCAAAAGCCGCTGACTGAAGTGGCAATTATTTTTGCGGAAATTCGTAGTCGTGATGGATTTGAAGGGGTGGGATTCAGCTACTCCAAGCGGGCGGGTGGGCAAGGCATCTACGCTCACGCGAAAGAGATTGCGGATAACCTGCTAGGCGAAGATCCGAACGATATCGATAAGATCTATACCAAACTGCTGTGGGCTGGGGCATCGGTTGGCCGCAGCGGAATGGCGGTGCAGGCTATTTCTCCGCTCGACATTGCACTGTGGGACATGAAAGCTAAGCGTGCAGGTTTGCCTTTGTCGAAGCTGTTGGGTTCACATCGTGATTCCGTACAGTGCTACAACACTTCTGGCGGTTTCCTGCATACGCCGTTGGATCAGGTATTAAAAAATGTCGTGATCTCCCGCGAAAGTGGTATCGGTGGGATAAAACTGAAAGTTGGTCAGCCGAATACGGCGGAGGATATCCGTCGTCTCACGGCGGTACGCGAAGCGTTAGGAGACGACTTCCCGCTGATGGTGGATGCTAATCAGCAGTGGGATCGCGAAACGGCGATTCGGATGGGCAGAAAGATGGAAGCCTTTAATCTGGTCTGGATTGAAGAGCCGCTGGATGCCTACGATGTAGAAGGTCATGCGGCGCTGACGGCAGCGCTGGATACGCCGATTGCCACGGGTGAGATGTTGACCAGTTTCCGCGAGCACGAACAGCTGATTCTTGGTAATGCCAGTGATTTTGTTCAGCCTGATGCACCGCGTGTGGGTGGGATTTCTCCTTTCCTGAAAATCATGGATCTGGCGGCAAAACATGGGCGTAAGCTGGCGCCACACTTTGCGATGGAAGTGCATTTGCACCTGGCTGCGGCCTATCCGATTGAACCCTGGCTGGAACATTTCGAATGGCTGAACCCGCTCTTCAACGAGCAGCTAGAGTTGCGTGATGGACGCATGTGGGTGTCCGATCGCCTAGGATTAGGATTTACGCTGAGTGAACAGGCAAGGAAGTGGACGACGCTGAGCTGTGAGTTTGGCAAGCAGCCCTAA
- a CDS encoding N-acetylmuramoyl-L-alanine amidase, whose product MSHSNHHLTRRRLLQSAAATWLLSVSGVGLAATTQVIAVRVWPSSAYTRVTLESNHSLKYKQFSLSNPERIVVDIENVHLNSVLKEIASQFQQDNDPLIKEARIGQFDKSTVRLVLELKQQATAKVFTLGPVAEFKHRLVLDLYPAAGRYDNEDDPLLALLEDYNKGELERTLPAEAPKAGKAGRDRPLIIMLDPGHGGEDPGAIGKNKTREKDIVLQIARRLRKLIDNESNMKAYMTRNEDVFIPLRVRVAKARKQRADLFISIHADAFTNRSARGSSVFALSKKGATSTAAKFLAETQNESDLIGGVSMSGDRYLDHTMFDLVQTATIGDSLTFGKEILTRLGKVNRLHKNSVDQAGFAVLKAPDIPSVLVETAFISNLEEERKLRTSHFQQQIAESIFAGIKAYFASQAER is encoded by the coding sequence ATGTCTCATTCGAATCATCATCTGACTCGACGGCGTCTATTACAAAGCGCAGCAGCAACCTGGCTATTAAGCGTTAGTGGTGTGGGTTTGGCTGCGACGACACAGGTCATCGCCGTACGCGTCTGGCCGTCTTCGGCCTATACCCGCGTCACGCTGGAATCCAATCATTCGCTGAAATATAAACAGTTTAGCCTCAGTAATCCTGAACGCATCGTGGTGGATATCGAAAATGTTCATCTGAACAGCGTACTAAAGGAAATAGCCAGCCAGTTTCAGCAGGATAACGATCCGCTGATTAAAGAAGCGCGCATCGGACAGTTTGATAAAAGCACGGTGCGTTTGGTGCTGGAGCTTAAGCAGCAGGCGACGGCTAAAGTCTTTACGCTGGGTCCGGTGGCCGAATTCAAGCATCGACTGGTGCTGGATTTGTACCCTGCGGCAGGGCGCTACGACAACGAAGACGATCCGCTACTGGCGCTGCTGGAGGACTACAACAAAGGCGAATTGGAGCGCACGCTGCCAGCGGAAGCACCGAAAGCGGGGAAAGCAGGGCGGGATCGCCCGCTGATTATTATGCTCGATCCCGGCCACGGTGGTGAAGATCCCGGCGCGATCGGCAAGAATAAAACGCGTGAAAAAGACATCGTGTTGCAAATCGCCCGCCGCCTGCGCAAGCTGATCGATAATGAATCCAACATGAAAGCGTATATGACGCGCAATGAAGATGTATTCATTCCGCTACGTGTACGGGTGGCGAAAGCGCGCAAACAGCGTGCCGATTTGTTCATTTCGATTCATGCGGATGCCTTTACTAATCGATCTGCCAGAGGATCGTCGGTTTTTGCACTCTCGAAGAAAGGGGCAACCAGCACCGCTGCCAAATTTTTGGCTGAGACCCAGAACGAATCGGATTTGATCGGTGGGGTGAGCATGAGCGGCGATCGCTATTTGGATCACACCATGTTCGATCTGGTGCAGACCGCGACGATTGGCGACAGCTTGACGTTTGGTAAAGAGATCCTGACCCGGCTGGGTAAGGTGAATCGTCTGCACAAAAACAGCGTCGATCAGGCCGGATTTGCGGTATTGAAAGCCCCCGATATTCCTTCTGTTCTGGTTGAGACGGCATTTATCAGTAATCTGGAAGAAGAGCGCAAGCTGCGCACCAGTCATTTCCAGCAGCAGATTGCCGAATCTATTTTCGCGGGGATTAAAGCCTATTTTGCCAGTCAGGCGGAGCGGTAG
- a CDS encoding amino-acid N-acetyltransferase — MKERSTELVQGFRHSVPYINAHRGKTFVIMLGGEAIEHANFSSIVNDIGLLHSLGIKLVVVYGARPQIDANLTTHHYEPHYHKNTRITDSATLELVKQAAGMLQLDITARLSMSLNNTPLQGAHINVVSGNFIIAQPLGVDDGVDYCHSGRIRRIDEEAVHRQLNSGAIVLLGPVAVSVTGESFNLTSEEVATQLAIKLKAEKMIGFCSSQGVTNEEGRIISELFPDDAQQRIDVLEQAGDYHSGTVRFLRGAVKACRSGVRRSHLISYQDDGALLQELFSRDGIGTQIVMESAEQVRRATINDIGGILELIRPLEEQGILVRRSREQLEMEIDKFTVVVRDNLTIACAALYPFPEESIGEMACVAVHPDYRSSSRGDMLLMRVAAQARQQGLQKLFVLTTHSIHWFQERGFLPAEVEMLPKKKQALYNYQRRSKILVLDL, encoded by the coding sequence GTGAAGGAACGTAGTACAGAGCTGGTTCAGGGCTTCCGCCATTCAGTTCCCTATATCAATGCCCACCGTGGCAAAACGTTTGTCATCATGTTAGGTGGCGAGGCCATTGAACATGCAAACTTCTCTAGCATCGTAAATGATATTGGGCTGTTACACAGTCTGGGGATCAAGCTGGTCGTCGTTTATGGTGCCCGCCCCCAGATTGATGCCAACCTGACAACGCACCACTACGAGCCCCACTATCATAAAAATACCCGTATCACCGACAGCGCCACGCTGGAGCTGGTCAAACAGGCTGCGGGTATGCTGCAACTGGACATCACCGCTCGGCTGTCGATGAGCCTGAACAACACGCCGCTACAAGGTGCCCACATTAATGTCGTCAGCGGTAATTTTATTATCGCGCAGCCGCTTGGCGTTGATGACGGTGTGGACTACTGCCACAGTGGCCGTATTCGTCGTATTGATGAAGAAGCGGTTCACCGCCAGTTGAATAGCGGCGCGATTGTGCTGCTCGGCCCAGTTGCTGTTTCAGTCACCGGTGAAAGTTTCAATTTAACCTCAGAAGAGGTTGCAACCCAGCTCGCCATTAAGCTGAAAGCAGAGAAGATGATCGGCTTCTGCTCGTCACAGGGTGTGACCAACGAAGAAGGCCGCATCATCTCCGAGCTGTTCCCTGACGATGCGCAGCAGCGTATTGATGTACTGGAACAAGCTGGCGATTACCACTCTGGTACGGTCAGATTCCTGCGCGGTGCAGTCAAAGCCTGTCGTAGCGGCGTGCGCCGTAGCCACCTGATCAGCTATCAGGACGACGGCGCGCTATTGCAGGAACTGTTCTCACGCGACGGAATCGGTACGCAGATCGTGATGGAAAGCGCCGAGCAGGTTCGCCGTGCGACCATCAATGACATCGGCGGTATTCTGGAATTGATCCGTCCGCTGGAAGAACAAGGCATTCTGGTTAGACGCTCGCGTGAACAGCTGGAAATGGAGATCGACAAATTCACCGTCGTGGTACGTGATAACCTGACCATCGCCTGTGCCGCGCTTTATCCGTTCCCGGAAGAAAGCATCGGTGAAATGGCCTGCGTCGCGGTTCACCCGGATTACCGCAGTTCATCACGTGGCGATATGCTGTTAATGCGCGTTGCCGCTCAGGCGCGCCAGCAGGGTCTACAAAAGCTGTTCGTGCTGACCACACACAGCATCCACTGGTTTCAGGAGCGCGGCTTTTTACCCGCCGAAGTGGAAATGCTGCCGAAGAAAAAACAGGCGCTGTACAACTACCAGCGTCGCTCGAAGATTCTGGTGCTGGACCTCTGA